In the genome of Gadus morhua chromosome 12, gadMor3.0, whole genome shotgun sequence, one region contains:
- the LOC115555012 gene encoding uncharacterized protein LOC115555012, with amino-acid sequence MAKKIVQEALEKNAGGEDVIEEYRRSKTLTHNTRRHLVNILVSHMVEKHGRIPVRMQREKYGLGIVTLFPNLRDPFSTKGYEHFYDGASGTGYLAWCLKTVQRKVTKRSENSPQGALQGGPSLKRSFTAEQQADGDAVREAILLLLHSSDDSVIRSKMRETFQHRHQLVHNPEMTTEVLKMYPRFLDVKGLINQDFTLLFGAETSSKLLEKWDSTFKCKIIEEARCLTQTHTVRHLLMSAENQDAEPSAEWDTDIATLLLLIHLLPPQPVGKKAVKISADAASERLIVYHKSCCSFEEALSKRDHHHPHLLAVGRNQNRIDQFYIVLDKKLIPCEAASAVGAFDDLFKLHFVFNLAYDHALHNFYTFAQTTVYKIDIGKTKESPRVREFRAKLLN; translated from the exons ATGGCCAAAAAG ATAGTCCAGGAGGCTCTGGAGAAAAATGCTGGCGGAGAAGATGTAATAGAGGAGTATAGAAGATCCAAGACcttgacacacaacacaagaagACATCTTGTGAATATCCTTGTCAGCCACATGGTTGAAAAACATGG CAGAATCCCAGTTCGAATGCAAAGAGAAAAATACGGACTTGGCATTGTGACCCTGTTTCCAAATCTCAGGGATCCTTTCTCCACCAAAGGCTAT GAACACTTCTATGATGGTGCAAGTGGAACTGGCTATCTGGCATGGTGCCTAAAAACTGTGCAGAGAAAAGTTACAAAAAGGTCGGAGAACAGCCCTCAAGGAGCCTTGCAGGGAGGACCCAGCCTGAAGAGGAGTTTCACAGCAGAGCAACAGGCAGATGGTGATGCAGTCAGAGAAGCCATATTGTTACTTCTACATTCCAGTGATGATTCAGTGATCCGCAGCAAGATGAGGGAGACGTTTCAGCATCGTCATCAGCTTGTCCATAATCCAGAGATGACCACTGAAGTCCTAAAAATGTATCCAAGATTTTTGGATGTGAAGGGATTG ATAAATCAAGATTTCACACTCCTGTTTGGAGCGGAAACCTCCTCCAAGTTATTAGAGAAGTGGGACTCCACCTTCAAATGCAAAATCATTGAAGAAGCAAGATGCTTGACTCAGACTCACACTGTACGCCACCTTCTGATGTCTGCAGAGAACCAAGACGCTGAACCAAGCGCTG AATGGGACACGGATATAGCTACTCTACTGCTCTTAATACACCTCCTCCCACCACAACCTGTCGGCAAGAAGGCTGTGAAGATCAGTGCAGATGCTGCATCTGAAAGGCTCATTGTTTATCACAAG TCTTGTTGCAGTTTTGAAGAGGCTCTCAGCAAACGTGATCACCATCATCCACACCTCCTTGCTGTTGGAAGAAACCAAAATCGGATCGACCAGTTCTACATTGTCTTGGACAAAAAGCTGATTCCTTGTGAGGCAGCAAGTGCAGTGGGTGCATTTGATGATCTTTTTAAATTGCACTTTGTTTTCAATTTGGCATATGATCATGCACTTCACAACTTCTACACatttgcccagactactgtatACAAAATTGACATTGGAAAAACTAAAGAATCACCAAGGGTTAGAGAATTCCGTGCAAAGCTATTgaattaa